Proteins from a genomic interval of Actinoalloteichus hymeniacidonis:
- a CDS encoding sensor histidine kinase yields MEPHALARPLRVLRVCLHLLMLGLLGLAAVRVVIGDGPHAASVVTASVLMAAVYVAGPLLPKVSCSDAAAAVWLAALGLVWLVLLWLTPDGVWLAFPLFFLQLHLLPGWWGLPVVGVTAVLAIAGFGWHQETFSIAAVIGPALGAAVAVATVLGYQALYAESEQRRRLIEQLTEARSELAAAERSAGVLAERERLAREIHDTLAQGLSSIQLLLRAAERALPDRVENAEQHVRQARTEAQHNLAEARRFVHALTPPDLESGSLPVALERLCATTAERTGLAVHFHLDAEPVALPTPYEVALLRIAQSALANTAQHAGASRAEVTLSYMDTRVTLDVVDDGVGFEPESPAAAGSVEGGFGLAAMRARARALGGRLSIESAPGRGTALAVSFARHDEEAE; encoded by the coding sequence ATGGAACCGCACGCGCTGGCCCGGCCGCTGCGGGTGCTGCGCGTCTGCCTGCACCTGTTGATGCTGGGCCTGCTGGGTCTGGCTGCGGTGCGCGTGGTGATCGGCGACGGGCCGCACGCCGCCTCGGTGGTCACCGCCTCGGTGTTGATGGCCGCCGTGTACGTCGCGGGTCCGCTGCTGCCGAAGGTCAGCTGCTCGGATGCCGCGGCGGCGGTGTGGTTGGCCGCGCTGGGCCTGGTGTGGCTGGTGTTGCTCTGGTTGACCCCCGACGGGGTGTGGCTGGCGTTCCCGCTGTTCTTCCTGCAACTGCACCTGTTGCCCGGCTGGTGGGGCCTGCCGGTCGTCGGGGTGACCGCCGTCCTGGCCATCGCCGGCTTCGGCTGGCATCAGGAGACGTTCAGCATCGCGGCGGTGATCGGCCCGGCGTTGGGTGCGGCCGTCGCGGTGGCCACGGTGCTCGGCTACCAGGCCCTGTACGCCGAGAGCGAGCAACGACGTCGGCTGATCGAGCAGCTCACCGAGGCCAGGAGCGAACTCGCGGCCGCCGAACGATCCGCCGGGGTGCTCGCCGAACGCGAACGGCTGGCCAGGGAGATCCACGACACCCTCGCACAGGGCCTCTCCAGCATCCAACTGCTGCTGCGCGCCGCCGAGCGGGCGCTGCCGGATCGGGTCGAGAACGCCGAACAGCATGTGCGGCAGGCCCGCACCGAGGCACAGCACAACCTCGCCGAGGCCCGCCGATTCGTGCATGCCCTGACCCCGCCGGATCTGGAGAGCGGCTCCCTACCGGTGGCCCTGGAACGGCTGTGCGCCACCACGGCCGAGCGCACCGGCCTGGCCGTGCACTTCCACCTGGACGCAGAACCCGTCGCGCTACCCACGCCCTACGAGGTGGCCCTGCTGCGGATCGCCCAGTCCGCGCTGGCCAACACCGCGCAACATGCCGGGGCGAGCCGGGCGGAGGTGACCTTGTCCTACATGGACACCCGGGTCACCCTCGACGTCGTGGACGACGGGGTCGGGTTCGAGCCGGAGTCGCCGGCCGCCGCAGGCAGCGTCGAGGGCGGGTTCGGCCTGGCCGCGATGCGGGCCAGGGCCCGCGCGCTCGGTGGTCGGCTGAGCATCGAGTCGGCGCCGGGCCGGGGCACCGCGTTGGCCGTCAGTTTCGCCCGCCACGACGAGGAGGCCGAGTGA
- the lhgO gene encoding L-2-hydroxyglutarate oxidase, which yields MTGEHIAIVGAGIVGLATAHALIRRGHTVTVLEKEQRVAAHQTGRNSGVIHSGLYYRPGSLKAELGTAGAASMRVFAEERGIPVEICGKLVVATTPDQLPALHELHRRGTANGVPCALIDAGQAREYEPNVSCVAALRVESTGIVDYAAVSRRLVELIEAAGGTVRLGVTVTGIRATRAGVVVETDAARDEMVRADRLVNCAGLHSDRIAELAGLTPDVRIIPFRGEYYELTARYNGLVRGLIYPVPDPSLPFLGVHLTRSIDGSVHAGPNAVFALAREGYSWGSIRPGEVARSLAWPGLWRLGRRYWRTGAAEIARSFSRERFARSLRELVPTLPTEGIVRAPSGVRAQALHRGGHLVDDFHYLRAPRQIHLLNAPSPAATAALEIGRRIARELAAEQAG from the coding sequence ATGACCGGCGAACACATCGCGATCGTCGGGGCCGGCATCGTCGGGCTGGCCACCGCGCACGCGCTGATCCGGCGGGGCCACACCGTCACGGTGCTGGAGAAGGAACAGCGGGTCGCCGCGCATCAGACCGGCCGCAATTCGGGCGTGATCCACTCCGGTCTCTACTACCGGCCCGGCAGTCTGAAGGCCGAACTGGGCACGGCGGGCGCCGCTTCGATGCGGGTGTTCGCCGAGGAGCGGGGCATCCCGGTCGAGATCTGCGGCAAGCTGGTGGTCGCCACCACGCCCGACCAGCTGCCCGCCCTGCACGAACTGCATCGACGCGGCACCGCCAACGGCGTGCCCTGCGCTTTGATCGACGCAGGCCAAGCCCGCGAGTACGAGCCGAATGTCTCCTGTGTGGCCGCGTTGCGCGTCGAATCCACCGGGATCGTGGACTATGCGGCCGTCAGCCGTCGGTTGGTCGAGCTGATCGAAGCGGCAGGCGGGACGGTGCGGCTGGGAGTGACGGTGACCGGTATCCGCGCCACGCGTGCAGGCGTCGTCGTCGAGACCGATGCGGCGCGAGACGAGATGGTGCGAGCCGATCGCCTCGTCAACTGCGCCGGTCTGCACAGCGATCGCATCGCCGAACTCGCAGGGCTCACCCCGGACGTGCGGATCATCCCGTTCCGGGGGGAGTACTACGAACTGACCGCGCGATACAACGGCCTGGTCCGGGGCCTGATCTATCCGGTGCCCGACCCGAGCCTGCCCTTCCTGGGCGTGCACCTCACAAGAAGCATCGACGGCTCGGTACACGCCGGACCCAACGCGGTGTTCGCCCTGGCCAGGGAGGGCTACTCCTGGGGTTCGATCCGGCCCGGCGAGGTCGCGCGCAGCCTGGCCTGGCCCGGGCTCTGGCGACTCGGCCGCCGCTACTGGCGGACCGGGGCCGCCGAGATCGCGCGGTCCTTCTCCCGCGAGCGCTTCGCCCGCAGCCTGCGAGAGCTGGTCCCGACCCTGCCCACCGAGGGCATCGTCAGGGCCCCCTCGGGCGTGCGGGCCCAGGCGTTGCATCGGGGCGGCCACCTGGTCGACGACTTCCACTACCTCCGGGCACCCCGGCAGATCCACCTGCTCAACGCCCCATCACCTGCGGCGACGGCAGCCCTGGAGATCGGCCGACGCATCGCACGGGAGCTGGCCGCCGAGCAGGCGGGCTGA
- a CDS encoding NADH:flavin oxidoreductase yields the protein MTPSTSSATDAGLLDGIDPAVLFTPFQLGNLTLANRFVMAPMTRVHSPNGVPGEDVAAYYARRAEHLGLIVTEGTYIDHPSAGMLADVPRFYGEDALAGWSRVVEAVHAVGGRIIPQLWHIGVTRPEGSPPHPEAPVLSPSGIALDGSPAGVAATGKDLDDLIASFARAAKDAQRIGFDGIELHGAHGYLLDQFHWSVTNRRSDAYGGKAAARARLSAEIVAAIRAEVGPDFPIGFRFSQWKGGHYDARIAETPQELDELLTPLVEAGVSLWHVSARRYWLPGFEGSDRTTAGWTKHLTGLPTINIGSVGVRSPFNPYATTPEATASLNLAPLLELIDKGEFDLVALGRAVLSDPEWTAKLRAGRVGEIRGYEKGHENTLF from the coding sequence ATGACTCCCTCGACCAGTTCCGCCACGGATGCGGGCCTGCTGGACGGCATCGACCCGGCCGTGCTGTTCACCCCGTTCCAACTCGGGAACCTGACCTTGGCCAACCGGTTCGTGATGGCGCCGATGACCCGCGTCCATTCACCGAACGGTGTTCCCGGCGAGGACGTGGCGGCCTACTACGCGCGGCGCGCGGAACACCTCGGGTTGATCGTCACCGAGGGCACCTACATCGACCACCCGTCCGCCGGGATGCTCGCCGACGTGCCGAGGTTCTACGGCGAGGACGCCTTGGCGGGCTGGAGTCGAGTGGTCGAGGCGGTGCACGCGGTCGGGGGCCGGATCATCCCGCAGCTCTGGCACATCGGGGTGACCCGACCCGAGGGCTCGCCACCGCATCCGGAGGCGCCCGTGCTGTCCCCGTCGGGCATCGCCCTGGACGGCAGCCCGGCCGGGGTCGCGGCCACCGGCAAGGACCTCGACGACCTGATCGCCTCGTTCGCGCGGGCGGCCAAGGACGCGCAGCGGATCGGCTTCGACGGCATCGAACTCCACGGCGCCCACGGCTACCTGCTCGACCAGTTCCACTGGTCGGTCACCAACCGCCGCTCCGACGCCTACGGTGGCAAGGCGGCCGCCCGTGCCAGGTTGTCCGCCGAGATCGTCGCCGCCATCCGCGCCGAGGTCGGCCCGGACTTCCCCATCGGCTTCCGCTTCTCGCAGTGGAAGGGCGGCCACTACGACGCCCGGATCGCCGAGACCCCGCAGGAACTCGACGAACTGCTGACGCCGCTGGTCGAGGCGGGTGTCTCGCTCTGGCACGTCTCCGCCCGCCGCTACTGGCTGCCCGGATTCGAGGGCTCCGACCGCACCACCGCGGGCTGGACCAAGCATCTGACCGGGCTGCCCACGATCAACATCGGCTCGGTGGGCGTCCGCTCCCCGTTCAACCCCTACGCCACCACGCCGGAGGCGACCGCGAGTCTCAACCTCGCGCCCCTGCTCGAACTGATCGACAAGGGCGAGTTCGACCTCGTCGCGCTGGGCCGCGCCGTGCTCTCCGATCCCGAGTGGACCGCCAAGCTCCGTGCGGGCCGAGTCGGCGAGATCCGGGGCTACGAGAAGGGGCATGAGAACACGCTGTTCTGA
- a CDS encoding serine/threonine-protein kinase, whose amino-acid sequence MTLLNPGDRVSDTLVVDRLLGEGAFAEVHRVQHEFLGWQAMKLFKRVASSSETRAMLGEARLLSTLGHPNIVRLFEASTVVTPEGVRGFFTMEYVAGGSLERLATAHRPSVPTELAAEVMTQIATGLAVAHIQDPPIVHRDITMANILVGYDDAGLRVRVSDFGLAKRADPFTQLASAQGTYAFMAPEVLRGDGYSCAGDVWSVGTIGYLLLTDHLPFHDGEMYSSFSLARFNKRLLPPSSYNETVDRALDEIVMSALEVDPGNRPSTARVLEEALRARREHRVRRPPENVADGAAPTGRPVDERATELARQALALSRVPGELDRAADLMEEAVSLSSRTRDRYLPALLLWRRGVVV is encoded by the coding sequence ATGACACTGCTCAATCCCGGTGACCGAGTCAGCGACACCCTGGTCGTCGACCGGTTACTCGGGGAGGGCGCCTTCGCCGAGGTCCATCGGGTCCAACACGAGTTCCTCGGCTGGCAGGCGATGAAACTGTTCAAGCGGGTCGCCTCCAGCTCGGAGACCAGGGCCATGCTCGGTGAGGCGCGGCTGCTGTCGACCCTGGGCCATCCCAACATCGTCCGATTGTTCGAGGCCAGCACGGTGGTCACCCCGGAAGGGGTTCGCGGCTTCTTCACCATGGAATACGTGGCCGGTGGCAGCCTCGAACGGCTCGCCACCGCACACCGTCCCTCGGTCCCGACCGAGTTGGCCGCCGAGGTGATGACCCAGATCGCGACCGGGCTGGCCGTCGCACACATCCAGGACCCGCCGATCGTGCACCGCGACATCACGATGGCCAACATCCTGGTCGGATACGACGACGCGGGCCTGCGGGTTCGGGTGAGCGACTTCGGCCTGGCCAAACGGGCCGACCCGTTCACCCAGCTGGCCAGCGCACAGGGCACCTACGCGTTCATGGCGCCGGAGGTGCTGCGCGGCGACGGCTACTCGTGCGCAGGCGACGTCTGGTCGGTGGGCACCATCGGCTACCTGCTGCTCACCGACCATCTTCCGTTCCACGACGGCGAGATGTACTCGTCGTTCTCCCTCGCGCGGTTCAACAAACGCCTACTGCCACCGAGTAGCTACAACGAGACGGTGGACCGGGCGCTCGACGAGATCGTCATGTCCGCTCTCGAAGTCGACCCGGGAAACCGGCCGTCCACCGCCCGGGTGTTGGAGGAGGCCCTGCGCGCCCGGCGGGAGCATCGGGTCCGCAGGCCACCGGAGAACGTGGCGGACGGCGCGGCGCCGACCGGACGGCCGGTGGACGAACGGGCGACCGAGTTGGCCCGACAGGCGCTCGCCCTGTCCCGAGTCCCCGGCGAACTGGACCGCGCCGCCGACCTCATGGAGGAAGCCGTCAGCCTGTCATCGCGCACCAGAGACCGCTACCTGCCCGCACTCCTGCTGTGGCGTCGGGGGGTGGTGGTGTGA
- a CDS encoding ABC transporter permease, whose amino-acid sequence MFVAWRDLRFAKGRFALMGTVVVLMTLLVGLLSGLTAGLGRASTSAITGLPADHLAFAAPQEGGSPSFTESTVDVEQWQRWAEMPGVTSADPLGIATTKATTDGGATSAVAAFGVQPGSALAPEARHIDEGRVVLSTEAAEELSAQVGEAVTLAGTTMRVAAISGEASYSHTPVIWTSLTDWQRLAPGVGDAEQATTIGLITDGSADLATVDDELTTMTVTSDEALSAIGSYSSENGSLQLMRGFLFAISALVIGAFFTVWTIQRAGDIAVLKALGATTGYLLRDALGQAVVLLVGGTVIGTALAAGIGALASDTVPFVLSVSTVVLPAVVMILLGALGAALSVRRITSVDPLAALSTR is encoded by the coding sequence GTGTTCGTAGCCTGGAGAGATCTTCGGTTCGCCAAGGGGCGCTTCGCGTTGATGGGCACCGTCGTCGTCCTGATGACGCTGTTGGTCGGGCTGCTGTCCGGCCTGACCGCCGGTCTGGGCCGGGCGAGCACCTCGGCAATCACCGGCCTGCCCGCCGACCACCTGGCCTTCGCCGCGCCGCAGGAGGGCGGGTCACCCTCGTTCACCGAGTCCACCGTGGACGTCGAGCAGTGGCAGCGCTGGGCCGAGATGCCGGGGGTGACCTCGGCCGATCCGCTCGGCATCGCCACCACCAAGGCCACCACCGACGGCGGCGCGACCTCGGCCGTGGCGGCGTTCGGCGTGCAGCCCGGTTCGGCGCTGGCACCGGAGGCGCGGCACATCGACGAGGGCCGCGTGGTTCTGTCCACCGAGGCTGCCGAGGAGCTGTCGGCCCAGGTCGGCGAGGCGGTGACGCTGGCGGGCACCACCATGCGGGTGGCGGCGATCTCCGGGGAGGCGTCCTACAGCCACACGCCGGTCATCTGGACGAGTCTGACCGACTGGCAACGACTCGCGCCGGGTGTGGGCGACGCCGAGCAGGCGACCACGATCGGTCTGATCACCGACGGCAGCGCAGACCTGGCCACCGTCGACGACGAGCTGACCACCATGACCGTGACCAGCGACGAGGCGCTGTCGGCCATCGGGTCCTACAGCTCGGAGAACGGGTCGCTGCAGTTGATGCGTGGCTTCCTGTTCGCGATCTCGGCACTGGTCATCGGCGCGTTCTTCACCGTCTGGACCATCCAACGCGCAGGCGACATCGCAGTGCTCAAGGCCTTGGGCGCCACCACCGGCTATCTGTTGCGCGATGCGCTCGGCCAGGCCGTGGTGCTGCTCGTCGGAGGAACGGTGATCGGCACAGCTCTGGCGGCCGGGATCGGCGCGCTCGCCTCGGACACGGTGCCGTTCGTGCTCAGCGTGAGCACGGTCGTGCTGCCCGCCGTGGTGATGATCCTGCTCGGTGCGCTGGGGGCGGCACTGTCGGTCCGCCGGATCACCTCGGTCGACCCGCTGGCCGCACTGTCCACCCGCTGA
- a CDS encoding FHA domain-containing protein: protein MARAAALRINSPDGTRANFELNRWPITVGRAAHDSGADVKLGPDPQRWVGRLHCTLDYDGGLWWVTDNSSVNGTLVRQNGRTERLRGRRRLHHGDVLLVLGDMTPDGAPLYWELIFLDPHTTRQAPFGLPAETADSGPSLRYDWVAAKAYRVEGNGSQTLVEGLRPKGHQLVRYMAGRSSDGAAVACDHAELITALWGPREEWAAQRAYNRMDIAGVVHAVRLVIEIDPRNPRILETVTGIGYRLNVSQSEPS from the coding sequence GTGGCCAGGGCCGCTGCCCTACGCATCAACTCACCCGACGGAACTCGCGCCAACTTCGAATTGAATCGGTGGCCGATCACGGTTGGTCGGGCCGCACACGATTCCGGCGCCGACGTCAAACTCGGGCCCGATCCACAACGGTGGGTGGGCCGATTACATTGCACCCTCGACTACGACGGCGGCCTGTGGTGGGTGACCGACAACTCCAGCGTCAACGGCACCCTGGTGCGGCAGAACGGCCGTACCGAACGACTACGGGGTCGACGACGGCTGCACCACGGTGATGTCCTGCTGGTGCTCGGGGACATGACCCCCGACGGCGCACCGCTCTACTGGGAGCTGATTTTCCTCGACCCGCACACCACTCGCCAGGCGCCGTTCGGCCTCCCCGCCGAGACAGCCGACAGCGGCCCGAGTCTGCGCTACGACTGGGTCGCGGCCAAGGCATACCGGGTCGAGGGCAACGGATCCCAGACCCTGGTGGAGGGCTTGCGACCCAAGGGGCATCAACTGGTGCGGTACATGGCGGGCCGCAGCTCCGATGGCGCCGCCGTCGCCTGCGATCACGCCGAGCTGATCACCGCACTCTGGGGCCCGCGCGAGGAATGGGCGGCCCAACGGGCCTACAACCGGATGGACATCGCCGGTGTGGTGCACGCCGTCCGGTTGGTGATCGAGATCGATCCGCGCAACCCGCGAATCCTGGAGACGGTCACCGGCATCGGCTACCGGCTCAACGTCAGCCAGTCGGAGCCGTCATGA
- a CDS encoding response regulator, whose product MTEKIRLLLADDHPVVRTGLRAVLATEADFEVVAEAATAEHAVELAATEDIDVVLMDLQFGAGMHGAEATAAITARQKAPRVLVLTTYDTDADILAAIEAGATGYLLKDAPPEELAAAVRTAAAGRSALAAEVAHRLMDRMRTPGTALSRREIEVLQLVADGLSNAEIARRLFLTQATVKSHLVHVYGKLGVDSRTAAVAAATGRGLIRR is encoded by the coding sequence GTGACCGAGAAGATCCGCTTGCTGCTGGCCGACGACCATCCGGTGGTGCGCACCGGGTTGCGTGCCGTGCTGGCCACCGAGGCGGACTTCGAGGTGGTCGCCGAGGCCGCCACCGCCGAACACGCGGTGGAGTTGGCGGCCACCGAGGACATCGACGTCGTGTTGATGGACCTGCAGTTCGGCGCGGGCATGCACGGCGCCGAGGCCACGGCGGCGATCACCGCGCGGCAGAAGGCACCCCGGGTTCTGGTGCTGACCACCTACGACACCGATGCCGACATCCTGGCCGCGATCGAGGCGGGCGCCACCGGTTACCTCCTGAAGGACGCCCCGCCCGAGGAGTTGGCCGCAGCCGTCCGTACGGCGGCGGCGGGTCGCTCCGCGCTCGCCGCCGAGGTCGCACACCGGTTGATGGATCGGATGCGGACCCCGGGAACGGCGTTGTCCCGGCGAGAGATCGAGGTGCTGCAACTGGTGGCGGATGGACTGTCCAACGCCGAGATCGCCCGGCGGTTGTTCCTCACCCAGGCCACGGTGAAATCCCATCTGGTGCACGTCTACGGAAAGCTCGGGGTGGACTCCCGTACCGCCGCCGTCGCTGCGGCCACCGGGCGCGGACTCATCCGGCGTTAG
- a CDS encoding ABC transporter ATP-binding protein: protein MSLQLHDIVLTYPDGDGRLTAVDHADLDVPSGTVTALVGPSGSGKSSLLAVAAALITPDSGRVVVADTEVTGMSRDEMTALRLAKIGIIFQQPNLIGSLSAAEQLEVMAHLRGRAPRSARDRARELLDAVGLADKTGHRPHQLSGGQRQRVNIARALMNDPDVLLVDEPTSALDRERGAAIIDLLTTLTHRRATATVLVTHDRAHLDGVDQVAEIRDGRLRLATAA from the coding sequence ATGAGCCTGCAACTGCACGACATCGTGCTGACCTACCCGGACGGCGACGGGCGCCTGACCGCCGTGGATCACGCCGATCTCGACGTGCCGTCGGGCACCGTCACCGCGCTGGTCGGACCGTCCGGCTCCGGTAAATCGAGCCTGTTGGCGGTGGCGGCCGCGCTGATCACCCCGGATTCCGGTCGGGTGGTCGTCGCCGACACCGAGGTCACCGGTATGAGCCGCGACGAGATGACCGCCCTGCGGTTGGCGAAGATCGGCATCATCTTCCAGCAGCCCAACCTGATCGGCTCCCTCTCGGCGGCCGAACAGCTGGAGGTGATGGCACATCTACGGGGACGGGCACCCCGCTCCGCCCGCGACCGGGCCCGCGAGTTGCTCGACGCGGTCGGCTTGGCCGACAAGACGGGCCATCGCCCGCACCAGCTCTCCGGCGGTCAACGGCAGCGGGTGAACATCGCGCGCGCCCTGATGAACGACCCGGACGTGCTGCTCGTGGACGAGCCGACCAGCGCGTTGGACCGCGAGCGCGGCGCGGCGATCATCGATCTGCTGACCACGCTCACCCATCGGCGGGCCACGGCGACCGTCCTGGTGACCCACGACCGAGCCCACCTCGACGGGGTGGACCAGGTCGCGGAGATCCGCGATGGCCGGCTGCGACTCGCGACGGCCGCCTGA
- a CDS encoding DUF2871 domain-containing protein produces MRKLYFAIVAYTVLGMASGLFYRELTRANDFTGSTQLAVVHTHLLTLGTVLLLIVLMLEKVFVLSRSRWFTPFLWTYHAGLVLTSGMLTVNGTMTVLGHETGPMQAGISGLGHILLTVALAFFLGALHRGVRAAERSTGPVAATARG; encoded by the coding sequence ATGAGGAAACTGTATTTCGCGATCGTCGCCTACACCGTGCTCGGCATGGCCAGCGGACTGTTCTACCGCGAGCTGACCAGGGCGAACGACTTCACCGGATCCACGCAGTTGGCGGTGGTGCACACCCATCTTCTGACGCTGGGCACGGTGCTGCTGCTGATCGTGCTGATGTTGGAGAAGGTGTTCGTGCTGTCGCGTAGCCGGTGGTTCACCCCGTTCCTCTGGACCTACCACGCGGGGCTCGTCCTGACCTCGGGGATGTTGACGGTCAACGGGACCATGACGGTGTTGGGCCATGAGACCGGTCCGATGCAGGCGGGCATCTCCGGGCTGGGCCACATCCTGTTGACCGTCGCCTTGGCCTTCTTCCTCGGGGCGCTGCATCGCGGGGTGCGGGCGGCCGAACGATCGACCGGCCCAGTGGCTGCGACCGCGCGGGGCTGA
- a CDS encoding septum formation family protein gives MTDQARRGLAEISTPQLYRRNAFRITGLPTDADRRTVRQRQQKINTMLEVGADVELGNGLPVDPTEVKRAFDLILGDPRRRLVDELFWLWGEDVSACGCPSSLHQAHDLAVRSHSAALDELPTLDPTSDEAEARNRWEQARLHWTDVLRRVPLWDHLRHRISELDDRQLDESMIDLLRDEAPAVLIKPMIQTLLAPEPAPTWLAAQARDWPGPKTMLVDLLEEAAAPLYETADDTIRDAASDLRSGAEPNKLADSTYRTLRPIFERLHRAVPHRRHRRTAELRDRMAVLLNNCAQQLIENLGPTEALTKAARWLGMARQYSVDTENTALISNNLNGLRETVTALEEIKRNVEYLVRTGQVAQARRMLTAIRYQAGDSVEGREIDRIIESSGMNTTVSPFAAVAGCVVALLVVGLVIWLGYLGVRMLFFSDEEPVRPPASGVAVDPVTGATQEAAAQDGPQLGEVFQPDPTDNTPIGSCIQSFESYDPEQQQAAIVDCDEPHWGQVIGYPTLFASDSDWPGDAMVSQVAETECTRILDGFVAADAYRYLAVRPTEQLWSEREDQPRYATCVAARVDDEAVTTTLY, from the coding sequence GTGACTGATCAGGCCAGGCGCGGGCTGGCGGAGATCTCGACTCCGCAGTTGTACCGGCGTAACGCATTCCGAATCACCGGGCTGCCCACCGATGCCGACCGGCGCACGGTGCGGCAACGGCAACAGAAGATCAACACGATGCTGGAGGTCGGTGCGGACGTCGAGTTGGGCAACGGCCTGCCGGTCGACCCCACCGAGGTCAAACGGGCCTTCGACCTCATCCTCGGTGATCCGCGCCGTCGGCTGGTGGACGAGCTGTTCTGGTTATGGGGCGAGGACGTCTCGGCCTGTGGATGTCCGTCGAGCCTGCACCAGGCCCACGACCTCGCCGTTCGATCGCACAGCGCTGCCTTGGACGAACTACCGACGCTGGATCCGACCTCCGACGAGGCCGAGGCGAGGAACCGGTGGGAACAGGCCCGTCTGCACTGGACGGACGTCCTGCGGCGGGTGCCGCTGTGGGATCACCTGCGCCATCGCATCAGCGAGCTGGACGACCGCCAGCTCGACGAGTCGATGATCGATCTGCTTCGCGACGAGGCGCCCGCCGTGCTGATCAAACCGATGATCCAGACGCTGCTGGCCCCCGAGCCTGCTCCCACGTGGCTGGCCGCGCAGGCGCGGGACTGGCCGGGCCCGAAGACCATGCTGGTCGACCTGCTCGAAGAAGCCGCCGCCCCGCTGTACGAGACCGCGGACGACACCATCCGCGATGCGGCGAGCGATCTCCGGTCCGGGGCCGAGCCCAACAAGCTCGCTGACTCCACCTATCGAACGCTGCGCCCGATCTTCGAGCGGCTCCATCGCGCGGTCCCACACCGGAGGCATCGCCGGACCGCCGAACTGCGTGATCGGATGGCGGTGCTGCTGAACAACTGTGCCCAACAGCTCATCGAGAACCTCGGCCCGACCGAGGCCTTGACCAAGGCGGCGCGCTGGTTGGGGATGGCGCGGCAATACTCCGTCGACACCGAGAACACGGCGCTGATCTCGAACAACCTGAACGGGCTCCGGGAGACGGTCACCGCGCTGGAGGAGATCAAGCGCAACGTCGAGTACCTCGTGCGGACCGGTCAGGTGGCGCAGGCCAGGCGGATGCTGACGGCGATCAGATACCAGGCGGGCGATTCGGTGGAAGGCCGCGAGATCGACCGGATCATCGAGTCCAGCGGCATGAACACGACCGTATCGCCCTTCGCCGCGGTGGCCGGGTGCGTGGTGGCACTGCTGGTGGTGGGTCTGGTGATCTGGCTGGGCTATCTGGGTGTCCGAATGCTCTTCTTCAGCGACGAGGAGCCTGTCCGTCCGCCCGCCTCGGGTGTGGCGGTGGATCCGGTGACCGGCGCGACGCAGGAGGCCGCAGCGCAGGACGGCCCGCAGCTCGGCGAGGTCTTCCAGCCCGATCCGACCGACAACACGCCGATCGGCTCGTGCATCCAGAGCTTCGAGAGCTATGACCCCGAGCAACAGCAGGCCGCCATCGTGGACTGCGACGAGCCACATTGGGGTCAGGTCATCGGCTATCCGACCCTGTTCGCCTCCGATTCCGACTGGCCGGGCGACGCCATGGTCAGTCAGGTCGCCGAAACGGAGTGCACCCGGATCCTCGACGGCTTCGTCGCGGCGGATGCCTACCGCTACCTCGCCGTCCGGCCCACCGAGCAGCTCTGGAGCGAACGCGAGGATCAGCCGAGGTATGCGACCTGTGTGGCGGCCAGAGTCGACGACGAGGCGGTGACGACAACGCTGTATTGA